The following is a genomic window from Serratia ficaria.
CCTCCGGCGTCAGCGCTACCCGGCGGGTGGTGCGCAGCAGCAGCGGGCCGCCCAGCGCCTCTTCCAGCCCGCGGATCGCCAGGCTGAGCGCCGGCTGGGAAATATTCAGCCGCTCGCTGGCCTGGGCGAAGTTAAGAGTGTGAGCTACCGCTAAAAACGCGCGTAACTGTTTGATGCTCATTTTCATTTTTGTTTTGGTTAACTCTTTGTAAATTTAAGGTTAACGATTGATTAATAAAAATTCTAAATGAATGGGGCATAAAAACAAAATTAACAAATCATTTTTGTGACCTGAAGATGCCTTGGCGTAAGCAAGGGCATTTCGCTCTGCGCCACAGAATTCAGGGGCAACGATATGGCAGGGTTCGACAAACGCGTCGGCAGCTATCAGGAAGCGCTGGCTGGCCTGACGGACAACATGACGGTGCTGGCGGGCGGTTTCGGCCTGTGCGGCATCCCGGAAAACCTGATCATGGAAATTCGCCGCCGCGGCGCGCGCGGCCTGACGGTGGTCTCCAACAACTGCGGCGTCGACGGCTTCGGCCTTGGGCTGCTGCTGGAAACCCGCCAAATCCGCAAGGTGGTCGGTTCCTACGTCGGCGAGAACGCGCTGTTCGAGCAGCAGGCGCTCAGCGGCGAGCTGGAGGTGGAGCTGACGCCGCAGGGCACGCTGGCGGAGAAAATCCGCGCCGGCGGCGCCGGCATTCCGGCGTTCTTCACCGCCACCGGCTACGGCACCCCGGTGGCGGAAGGCAAAGAGGCGCGTGAGTTCAACGGCCGCCCCTACATCATGGAAACCGCCATCACCGGCGACTTCGCCATCATCAAAGGCTGGAAGGCCGACCACTTCGGCAACGTCATCTACCGCCATACCGCGCAAAACTTCAACCCGCTGATGGCCACCGCCGGGCGGATCACGGTGGTGGAGGTGGAAGAGATCGTCGCGCCGGGCGAGCTGGATCCGGCGGCGATCCACACCCCGGGCATTTACGTCGACCGGCTGATCCAGGGCAGCTTCGAAAAGCGCATCGAGCAGCGCACCCTGCGGGCATAAGGAGAACAGGCATGCTTACCCGTGAACGAATGGCGCAGCGCGTGGCGCAGGAGCTGCAGGACGGTTACTACGTCAACCTGGGCATCGGCATCCCGACGCTGGTGGCCAACTACGTGCCGCCGGGCATGGACGTGATGCTGCAGTCGGAAAACGGCCTGCTGGGGATGGGCGAGTTCCCGACCGAACAACAGCTGGACGCCGACATGATCAACGCCGGCAAACAGACCGTGACCGCGCGCGTCGGCGCGTCGATCTTCGACTCGGCGCAGTCGTTCGCCATGATCCGCGGCGGCCACGTCGATCTTACCGTGCTGGGGGCGTTCGAGGTGGACGTCGAGGGCAACATCGCCTCGTGGATGATCCCCGGCAAGATGGTCAAGGGCATGGGCGGCGCGATGGATCTGGTGGCGGGGGCGGAGAACATCATCGTGGTGATGACCCACGCCTCCAAGGGCGGCGGATCCAAGCTGCTGCCGCGCTGCACGCTGCCGCTGACCGGCGCCGGCTGCATCCGCAAGGTATTGACCGATTTGGCCTATCTGGAAATCGAAGACGGCGCCTTCGTGCTGCGCGAACGCGCGCCCGGCGTCAGCGTGGAAGAGATCGTCGCCAAAACCGCCGGCCGGCTGATTGTGCCGCCGACGGTGGCTGAAATGCGTTTCTAAAACTGGAGGTGAATGTGCAACAACGTGAAGTGGTTATCGTGGCCGCCACCCGCACCCCGGTGGGCAGCTTTCACGGCGCGCTGGCGCCGCTGACGGCGGTGGAACTCGGCACCGTGGTGGTGAAAGCGCTGCTGGAACGCAGCGGCGTGCCGCCGCAGCAGGTGGATGAAGTGATCCTCGGCCAGGTGCTGACCGCCGGCTGCGGCCAGAACCCGGCGCGGCAGACGGCGTTGAACGCCGGGCTGCCCGATGCGGTGCCGGCGCTGACCGTCAACAAGGTGTGCGGCTCGGGCCTGAAGGCCGTTCAGTTGGCGGTGCAGGCCATCCGCTGCGGCGACGCCGAAGCCGTCATCGCCGGCGGCCAGGAGAGCATGAGCCAGTCGCCCTACCTGATGAACGGCGCGCGCGCCGGCCTGCGCCTCGGCCACGCCCAGCTGGTCGACAGCGTGATCCACGACGGCCTGTGGGACGCCTTCAACGATTACCACATGGGCATCACCGCCGAGAACCTGGCGGTGAAATACGCCATCAGCCGCGAAGAGCAGGACGGGTTTGCGCTGGCTTCGCAGCAGAAGGCCCAGGCGGCGCAGCAGGCCGGGCGCTTTGCGCAGGAAATAACTCCGGTCACGGTGCCGAAGCCGAAGGGCGAAGCGCTGCGCGTCGAGCGCGACGAACAGCCGCGCGGCGACACCAGCCTGGAAGGGCTGGCGCGGCTGCGCCCGGCGTTTCGCCAAAAGGGGACGGTGACCGCCGGCAATGCGTCATCGCTGAACGACGGCGCGGCGGCGGTGCTGTTGATGAGCGCCGAAAAGGCCGCCGAGCTGCGGCTGCCGGTGCTGGCGCGCATTGCCGGCTATGCCGCCGCGGGCGTCGATCCGGCGTTCATGGGCATCGGCCCGGTGCCCGCCGCGCGCCGCTGTCTGGCGCAGGCCGGCTGGTCGCTGGGCGAGGTCGATCTGATCGAAGCCAACGAAGCCTTCGCCGCGCAGGCGCTGGCGGTGGGTAAGGAACTGGGCTGGGATGCGGAGCGGGTTAACGTCAACGGCGGGGCGATAGCGTTGGGCCACCCGATCGGCGCTTCCGGCTGCCGCATTCTGGTCACGCTGCTGCACGAGATGCAGCGCCGTGAAGTGAACAAGGGGCTGGCGATGCTGTGCATCGGCGGCGGGCAGGGCGTGGCGCTGGCGGTTGAGCGCGTTGGATAACCCGAGGAGATCTTGATGCGTTCACCTGAGTATGTGGTGCTGGGCGCCGGGCTGATGGGGGTTGGCATCGCCAGCCACTTTGCCCGCCACGGCCACGCGGTGCTGCTGTATGACCCGGATCCGCAGCGGCTGGCGGAAGCGCCGGCGGTAGCGGGCGGCATTCTGGCGGAGCTGAGCGCGGTGGGGCAGTTCGCCGCCGCCGATCGTGACGCCGTGCTGGCGCGGCTGAGCGTGAGCGGCCAACTGAACGACGTGGCGCGCGCCCGGCTGCTGATCGAAGCGATCCCCGAGCGGCTCGAGCTGAAGCACGCGCTGTACGAGCAGCTGGAGGGGCTGATCGCCGACGACGCGGTGATCGCCAGCAACACCAGCGGTCTGCCGCCGGACGAGCTGGCGGTGCGCATGACCCATCCGCAGCGGCTGCTGATCGCCCATTTCTGGAACCCGCCGCACCTGATCCCGCTGGTGGAGATCGTGCCCGGCAGCGCCACCGAGCCGCGTCATCTGGCGGCGGTGCAGGCGCTGCTGAGCGGCATGGCGCTGGAGGCGGTAGTGCTGGATCGCGCCGCGCCGGGTTTTGTCGGCAACCGGCTGCAGTTTGCGGTGCTGCGCGAGGCGCTGCACATCGTACACAGCGGCATCGCCAGCGCCGAGGTGGTGGATCAGGTGATGCGCGCCTCGCTGGGGCGGCGCTATGCGATGGTCGGCCCGCTGGAGGCCGCCGACATGACCGGGCTGGAAACGGTGGCGGATATCGCCCGTCACCTGCTGCCGGAGCTGGCGACCGATAGCGGCATGATGGCGCTGGTGGCGCAGCGGCTGCAACAGGGCCATACCGGGCTGCGCAGCGGCCAGGGGTTTTATCGCTGGGATGAAGCGCGCAGGGAGCGCATCCAACAGAGGCGAGTGCACCAGCTGCGCTTTGCCCTGAAACCTTAATTTCTCACTCCGTACCTGACAATAACAATGAGACTGAGGTGACCGATGAGCGTTTTGATTGCCCTGGCAGCACTGGGATTACTGATGCTGGCCGCCTACCGCGGCTACAGCGTGATTTTGTTCGCCCCGATCGCCGCGCTGGGCGCGGTACTGTTGACCGACCCCGGCGCGGTGGCGCCGACCTTCACCGGGCTGTTTATGGAAAAAATGGTCGGCTTCGTCAAACTCTACTTCCCGGTGTTCCTGCTGGGGGCGGTGTTCGGCAAGCTGATTGAGCTGTCCGGTTTTTCCCGCTCGATCGTCGCGGCGGCGATCAACCTCCTCGGCCGCCGCCACGCCATCCCGGTGATCGTGCTGGTGTGCGCGCTGCTGACCTACGGCGGCGTATCGCTGTTCGTGGTGGCGTTCGCGGTGTATCCGTTCGCCGCCGAGCTGTTCCGCCAGAGCGGCATTCCCAAGCGGCTGATCCCGGCGACGGTGGCGCTCGGCGCGTTCTCCTTCACCATGGATGCCTTGCCCGGCACGCCGCAGATCCAGAACATCATCCCGACCAGCTTCTTCGGCACCAACGCCTGGGCCGCGCCCTGGCTGGGGCTGATCGGCTCGCTGTTCATCATTGCGGTCGGGCTGCTGTATCTTGAACGCCAGCGGCGCAAGGCGCAGCTGAACGGCGAGGGCTACGGCAGCGAGCTGCAGAACGAGCCGGAAACCCCGGACAACATCAACCTGCCCAATCCGCTGATCGCCATCATGCCGTTGATCCTGGTCGGGTTGCTCAACCTCGGTTTCACCCATTGGATCCCGCAGTGGTATGGCGCCAGCCACGCGCTGCTGCTGCCGGGGCTGGCCCAGCCGGTCGTCACCGACGTCGGCAAGATCACCGCCATCTGGGCGGTGGAAGCGGCGCTGGTGTCGGGTATTCTGCTGGTGGTGATTTTCGGCTTCCGCAATATTCGCGGGCGGCTGGCGGAGGGCAGCAAAACCGCGGTCAGCGGGGCGATTCTGGCGGCGATGAACACCGCCTCGGAATACGGCTTCGGCGCGGTGATCGCCGCGCTGCCGGGTTTTATGGTGCTGTCGCACGCGCTGGCGGCCATTCCCAATCCGCTGCTGAATGAGGCGATCAGCGTCACCCTGCTGGCCGGCATCACCGGCTCGGCCTCCGGCGGCATGAGCATCGCGCTGGCGGCGATGGCCGACAGCTTCGTCGCCGCCGCCCATGCGGCGCAAATTCCGCTGGAGGTGCTGCACCGGGTGGCCTCGATGGCCAGCGGCGGCATGGATACCCTGCCGCACAACGGCGCGGTGATCACCCTGTTGGCGATCACCGGCCTCAGCCACCGGCAGGCCTACGGCGGCATCTTCGCCATCACCCTGATCAAGAGCGCCGCAGTGCTGTTCGTTATCGGCGTGTTCTACCTGACCGGCATTGTTTAAAGGAGCGATACCATGAGTTTACAAGGCAAAACCGCGCTGGTGACCGGCTCGACCAGCGGCATCGGCCTCGGGCTGGCGGCCAGCCTGGCCGCCGCCGGCGCACGCGTGATCCTCAACGGCTTCGGCGACGTGGAGCAGGCGCGGGAACAGATCGCCCGGCTGGGCGCGCAGCCCGGCTATCACGGCGCCGATCTCGGCGATCCCGAGCAGATCGCCGACATGATGCGTTATGCCGAACGGGAGTTCGGCGGGGTGGACATTCTGGTCAATAACGCCGGCATTCAGCACGTGGCGCCGGCGGATCGGTTTCCGGTCGACAAATGGAACGCGATTATCGCCATCAACCTGTCGTCGGTGTTCCACACCAGCCGGCTGGCGCTGCCGGGCATGCGCCGGCGCAACTGGGGGCGCATCATCAACCTGGCCTCGGTGCACGGGCTGGTGGCCTCGAAGGACAAATCGGCCTACGTGGCGGCCAAGCACGGCGTGGTGGGGCTGACCAAAACCCTGGCGCTGGAAACCGCCCGCACGCCGATCACCTGCAACGCCATCTGCCCCGGCTGGGTGCTGACGCCGCTGGTGCAGCAGCAAATCGACCAGCGCATCGCCGCCGGGGTGGATCCGCAGCAGGCGCGCGACGATCTGCTGGCGGAGAAGCAGCCCTCGCAGGAGTTCGTTACCCCGCAGCAGCTTGGCGAGCTGGCGCTGTTCCTGTGCAGCGAGGCGGCGGTGCAGGTGCGCGGCGCCGCCTGGAACATGGACGGCGGTTGGTTGGCGCAGTAATTTCCCCTCCGGAGCGCGCTGCCGCGCTCCGTAATAATATTCATGCGTGATGATTTACCGGGCGTAATAATATTTATTTGTTATTAGTTAGAGCCATTCCCGGGTAATAACGCCGGTTTTATCGGTTCAAAAAATGCCGATTGGTTTATTTCGCGTTCGATTTATTACATTCCCTTTCTTCCGGTTACAGTTGAACACCTATACGGTTAAAATTAATTCTTCCTGCCAATAACCATAGGTTATGACATGAATTTTTAACTCTTGCGCCATTCGCACACATCGGGTAATTGTTTATGCGTGGCTTTAGACCACCGTATTTATAAAAATAACTTTTTCGGGCAGGGGTAATAATGAGAAATATAACAGCGCCAATATTCATTGGCGGCGTCGTGCTGTCGGCGTTATCCGCCGGCGCGCAGGCCGAGATCACCATTTTAGATAAAAACCCGCAGAGCAATGTGTTGCTGGCGCCGCTCAGTTTAAAAGTGGGCGGCAGCATTCGCCCCGAATGGATCTTCAATAACGGCCCGGAGCCGGGCTATTACAAAAACGGCCACGACGGCGGCACGCGTTTTCGCTTCAGCGGCGACTATGCGCTGACGCAGGACACCTCGATCATCGGCTACTACGAGTGGGGCGTCGACCTGGCGCACGCGCTGAGCTGGGACGGCCACTACAACGAAGACGGCAAGCGCGACTATCAGCGCCAGCTGTACGCCGGCTTTAAAGACGATCGCTACGGCACCCTGACCTATGGCCATCAATACGGCATTTATTATTCCGTGGTCGGCATCAAAAGCGACGTCTGGGATAACGACGGTCATGCGGGCGGCACCGGCATCGGTATTTCCGGCGACTACGACGGCGGCAATAAACCGAAGAACAGCATCAAATACACCAACGATTTCGGGCCGGTCACCTTATACGCCAACTATTTATTGCCGGAAGACGATCTGCACACCGCCGATAATCTCAGCTACCGGCGCAAGGGCGGCGGCGGGTTGGGCTTAGATTATAAGGTGACGAAGGCATTGACCTTCAGCGCGGCCTACAGCTACACCGACGCGAAGATTAAAGACAACCTGTATAACGAGAAAGACTATCACCAGCAGCTGTCCGGCACCGCGTTGACCTGGCAGCCGAACAACTGGTATATCGTCGGCACCGCCAGCTATTACAAAGACTACGTGCCGAGCACCCGCGAACGCACGCTGTCGCACTTCTTCGCCGGCGACGGCTATGGCCTAGAGGGCTTCGTCGGCTATACCTTCAACATCGACAAGCCGTTCCTGAAGTCCATTCAGCCTTACGTGGCGGCGGATTCGCTGCAGCTGAAGGGCGACGAAGAATACCACGCCAACCACGTTTACCTCGGCGCGGGCACCACCATCGGTTATGGGCTGTCGGTGTACCTCGAACGCACCCTGGCCAACAGCAGCGACCAAGAGCCGGACTCCACCTGGATCACGGTGTTTTACGACTTCTGAGGCGTCACTCGAGCCGGCGAAACGCCGGCTTTTTTACATGGTGATGGCGCCGTCGGCCGCCTGGCTCGAGGCGCTTCTCTCGGCCAGATAACGCGCCGGCGGTTTCCCCACCGCCTTTCTGAACATGGTGACGAAGCCGCTGGCGCTTTCGTAGCCCAGATCCAGCGCCACCGTTTGCACGCTTTCCCCCCGGGTCAGCCGCTGCAGCGCCAGCATCACGTGCAGCTGGCGCCGCCAGTGGCCGAAACTCATGCCCATCTGTTGCTGCAGCGTGCGGCTGAGCGAGCGCTCGCTCATGCCGATGCGCTGCGCCCACTGGCGGAGGGTCGATTTGTCCGCCGGGCAGCTCAGCATGCCTTCGGTCAACTGGCGGATGCGCGCATCGTCGGACACCGGCAGGTGCAGGTTCTCTATCGGCGCGGCCGCCAGCTGATCCAGCAGCACCGCCGTCAGCCGTCCCTCCGGTCCCTGCTCATCATAGAATGGGTCGAAGGTGCTGGTTTGCAGCAGCAGTTCGCGCAGCAGCGGCGAGACCGCCAGCGTACAGCAGTTCTGCGGCAGATGCGCGGCGGCGCGGGGATCGACGAACAGGCAATAGGCTTCGGTCGAGCCGGCCCCCTGGGCGTTGTGCAGCACGTTGCCCGGCATCCACAGCGCACACTGCGGCGGCACCAGCCACAGGCCGTTCTCCACTTCGCAGCGGATCATGCCGCGCACGGTGTAGATCAGCTGGGCCTTCTGGTGGCGATGCGGGGCCACTTCCCAGTCTTGATCAATGGTGGAGCTTTGCACCGCAAAGATGGCGCGCGGTACCCGATCGATGTCAAAGCGCGGGCGGGTGATCTGTACTGTCATGAGAACTATTCTCACTTTGGCGTAAATGAAAAATATTATGTCCTGATTGCGCAATGCGGTCCAGCGCCGTCGCCGATAAAGTAAGCGCCTGCGGCAAGCGCTTTTTCAGGAGACTAATAATGGCATTAGATACCGCTCACTTTCCGCTGGTGTGGATGCGCCAAAGCGGGCGCGATACCCAGGCCGAGCTGGCCGCGTTCAGCGCCCTGCTGGCGCGCGCCGAGCCCTTCGTCATTTTGTCCGATCGCCGGGGAGGAACCCAACCGCGACGAACGCACCCGGGTGGCGCTGTGGAAGCGCGATAACCGCCAGGCGCTGAAGCTGTGGGTGAAGGGCATGATCATGCTCGAGCCGGACGCCGCGCAATGCGCTGCGGCCGAAGCCTTCGCCGAATACGCCGCCAAATTCTGGGGCTACCCGGTGCTGGTCGCCGCCGACGAGGCGCGGGCGCGGCTGCTGGCCGTCACTTTACTGAGCTAACGAGGAGATGCCGATGCATCAGCAACAGGTAATTGCGCAACTGCTGGCCTGGATCGAGCAGAGTCTGGATCAGCCGTTGACGCTGGACGATATCGCCGCCAAATCCGGTTATTCCAAATGGCACCTGCAGCGCATGTTCAAACAGCAGACCGGGCATATTCTCGGCACCTACGCCCGGCGCAGAAGGCTGACCGCCGCCGCGCGCGAGCTGCGGCTGACCAGCACCAGCGTGGCCTGCATCGCCGATACTTACCAGTTCGATTCGCAGCAGACCTTTACCCGCGGTTTTCGCAAGCAGTTTGGCCTGCCGCCGGCGGTTTACCGCCGCAGCCAGGACTGGTCAAGCTACGGCCTGCAGCCGCCGCTGCGGCTGACGGAAGAGCCGCTGCCGCAGGCCGATATCATTACGCTGCCGGCGATGCGGCTGGTCGGCCATACCCAGCGCCGCAGCTGCACGCTGAGCCAGCTGCCGGATTCGAAATGCGAGCTGCGCCGCCACGCCTGGCGCCAGATGCTGCGGCCGCAGACGCCGCCGGCGGTGGTCTACGGCCTCACCAGCCTGGAGGCCGATCGCCAGCGCAGCGGCAGCCAGCGCATGGCCTATACCGTCGCGCTGCCGGACGAAGGCGCGGAGGGCGAGCGAGTGATCATCGAGCAGGGCGATTACGCCAGCTTCGCCTATCAGGGGCGGGCGGAGGGGTTACAACACTTTATCGCCCGGCTGTACGACACCGCGATGCCGCAGATGAACGCCATTCGCCGGCCGGGGCAGGATATCGAGCGTTTCTACCCGGTGCAGGGGCGAAACTGCCCGTTTGGCGGCGCGGCGATCCGCTGCGAATACCTGATCCCGATCCGCCGCGCGGCGCCGCTGGCCGCCGCCGGTTAGCGGCGGTACTCACAACAGGTCATCTTCGCGCCGCACCAGGTTACAAAAAATTGCGATATTGCATCGGTAATGTTTCACACTTTGGCTGATGTGCACATATAATGCGCATCCGGTCATCTATGGCCGACAATAACCGATATCAATAACTGCCAGTGGCCTCAACCAACACGAAGATGAAAATGAGCATTCGCGCGTTCCTAACCCTGTTTACGGCACTGGTTGCATTCAGCCAGGCTGCCTTCGCCGTTGTATACCCTCTGCCGCCAAAAGACAGCCGTCTGGTGGGGGAGAACATCCAGATCACCGTGCCGGAAGACAGCAAGCTGCCGCTGGAGAGCTTCGCCGCTCAATACCAGATGGGCCTCAGCAACATGCTGGAAGCCAACCCGGGCGTGGATCCCTTCCTGCCGAAGGCCGGCAGCACTCTGACCATCCCCCAGCAGCTGATCCTGCCGGACGCGCCGCGTCAGGGCATCATCATCAACAGCGCCGAGATGCGTCTGTACTACTACCCGAAGGGCACCAACACCGTGATCGTGCTGCCTATCGGCATCGGCCAGCTGGGTAAAGACACCCCGCTGAACTGGACCACCAGCGTGCAGCGCAAGAAAGACGGCCCGACCTGGACGCCAACCGCCAAGATGCGCGAGGAATACGCCGCCGACGGCGAGATCCTGCCGGCGGTATTCCCGGCCGGCCCGGACAACCCGATGGGGCTGTATGCGCTGTACGTCGGCCGCCTGTACGCCATCCACGGCACCAACGCCAACTTCGGCATCGGCCTGCGCGTCAGCCACGGCTGCGTGCGCCTGCGCGCCGATGACATCAAATACCTGTTCGACAACGTGCCGGTCGGCACCCGCGTGCAGTTCATCAACGAGCCGGTGAAGGCCACCGTGGAGCCGGACGGTTCGCGTTACCTGGAAGTGCACAACCCGCTGTCGGCTAACGAAGAGCAGCTGCAGTCCAAAGATCCGGTGCCGCTGACCATCTCCGCCCCGGTCGGCAAAGTGCTGATGGACACCGCGGTTAACCAGAGCGAAGTGGACGCGGCGGTCAAAGCCCGCTCCGGCATGCCGGTGAAGGTGAACTGATCGCCTCGGGCCTCAGTGAGAATACCAAGAAGGCGCCTGCGGGCGCCTTTTTTATGCCTGTAAAACATGTTGTTGCGTGTGCGTTCGCCATGATGCCCTCAGCGTTGCACATAAAGAAGTCATGATGCGCGCCATCATGCAAATCGGGTTTTTCATGGTGGCATCATCAACGTTTGAAGTGATGCTGACGAGAAGGAATGCTCTGGAAAAGTGTTTCACTAAGTGCTATGTTTTTACGGGAAACCCATCGCAATGCGTACATTTAAAACTCGTTGGTTTGGCAAGAAGGCTCAGGCGCACGGCATTACCGACAAGGCATTATGTCGGGCGGTACACGATGTGCAACGGGGTTTGGCTGTGGATTTAGGCGGTGGCGTATTTAAAAAACGTCTTAATCACAATCGGGATCGGGCGTTGGTATTAGCGAAAAACGGTCGGCATTGGGTATATGTTTTTTTGTTTGCCAAGCAGGTCCAGGCCAATATCACTGGGGCGGAATTGCAAGCTTTTCGCAAGTTGGCGGTGCATTTTGGCGCGTTGAGCGACGAAATGCTCCAGCCCTTGGTCGTGAAGAACGAATGGATGGAGATTTGCCATGAAGAAGGAAAAAACGTTTCGGAGTCCGGCCTTTGAAGCGATTCACAGCGCGGCTGAAGGATTGCATCGTACTGGCGCCATTTCTCTGGAAACTCTACGTAGTTTCGACGAGTCTTGCCTTGCTCCGGTCGAGATGTTGCAGCCCCAGGAGATCAAAGCGTTGCGCGAGCAGCTATGTTTAAGCCAACCGGTTTTTGCCCGTTATCTGAATACCAGCGTGTCGACCATACAGAAATGGGAGACGGGGGTGAAACGGCCGGGCGGCGTGTCGCTTAAGCTGCTTTCGATCGTACGCAAGCACGGGCTTCAGGTCTTGTTGTAGTGACCCTTTGGGTTGTCACTATTCTCACATTGTCCTCTCTGGCTTTGGCTCTCTGAAATGCCAATATCGCAATTATTCCAATAAAAACTATCGCTAATTAATAAATTATATCTCCTCCGTCATCGCCTGCCATTGAAAAAATCCTCGCAAAAACTCCGCGCTGTGAAAATAAGATCACACAAACGTAACAAAAAGTAAACAAAGCGCTCCTATATTGGCTGCTTCGCTTTTGGGAGGGAGTGTCATGCGTAACTGGAACGAACCGAAGAAGAACAAAGCGCACATCGAACTGATCCCGATGATCGACGTGATGATGTTTTTGCTGGTGTTTTTTGTGTTGATCAGTCTGAACGTCATCCCGGCTCTAGGGCTGAAAACCCAGCTGCCGTCCGCCGGCAGCGCGCAGCAGCTCAAGCCGCAGAAGAAGGCCATCATCACCCTGGGCGCCGATGATCAGCTGCAGCTGGACGGGCAGCCGATCGCGCTCGATGCGTTGGTCGGCACGCTGAAGCAGCAGCGGCAGGAAAATCAAACCACCACCATTATCGTCAACAGCGACAAGGGCGTGGCGGTAGAACGGCTGGTGGCGGTGATGGACAACCTGCGTCAGGGCGGATTCTTCTCCGTCTCGATCGCCACACGGAAACTGTGACATGTATCTGCTCTATCGTTCGCGTCACCTCTTCAGCTGGCTGCCGGCGCTGATCGTCGTCGGCTGCCTGCTGTTCGCCAGCCGGCAGGCGGCACTGAAGATCCAGCCGCACTATGACGAAACCGCCATCGAGCTGGCGCTGGTCGAGCCTGAGCCTGCGCCGGAGCCTCAACCGGAAACGCCGCCGCAGCCCGAACCGCCGCCGGAGCCTGAACTTATCCCGGAACCGGCGGTGCCGGCCCCGGAGCCGATCGTCGAGGCCAGGCCGGTGCCAAAACCGCAGCCGAAGCCGAAACCCAAGCCCAAACCGATAAAAGAGAAGGCCAAACCGGTGGAGCAAGCCAAGCCGGCGCCGGTGCGGCCCGCGCCGCGCGCCTTGGTCAGCAAGCCGGCGGCACCGCCCGCTCCGGCCGCGCCGAAGGTCAACGCCCAGGCGAT
Proteins encoded in this region:
- a CDS encoding helix-turn-helix domain-containing protein, which codes for MHQQQVIAQLLAWIEQSLDQPLTLDDIAAKSGYSKWHLQRMFKQQTGHILGTYARRRRLTAAARELRLTSTSVACIADTYQFDSQQTFTRGFRKQFGLPPAVYRRSQDWSSYGLQPPLRLTEEPLPQADIITLPAMRLVGHTQRRSCTLSQLPDSKCELRRHAWRQMLRPQTPPAVVYGLTSLEADRQRSGSQRMAYTVALPDEGAEGERVIIEQGDYASFAYQGRAEGLQHFIARLYDTAMPQMNAIRRPGQDIERFYPVQGRNCPFGGAAIRCEYLIPIRRAAPLAAAG
- a CDS encoding L,D-transpeptidase family protein, whose protein sequence is MKMSIRAFLTLFTALVAFSQAAFAVVYPLPPKDSRLVGENIQITVPEDSKLPLESFAAQYQMGLSNMLEANPGVDPFLPKAGSTLTIPQQLILPDAPRQGIIINSAEMRLYYYPKGTNTVIVLPIGIGQLGKDTPLNWTTSVQRKKDGPTWTPTAKMREEYAADGEILPAVFPAGPDNPMGLYALYVGRLYAIHGTNANFGIGLRVSHGCVRLRADDIKYLFDNVPVGTRVQFINEPVKATVEPDGSRYLEVHNPLSANEEQLQSKDPVPLTISAPVGKVLMDTAVNQSEVDAAVKARSGMPVKVN
- a CDS encoding type II toxin-antitoxin system RelE/ParE family toxin produces the protein MRTFKTRWFGKKAQAHGITDKALCRAVHDVQRGLAVDLGGGVFKKRLNHNRDRALVLAKNGRHWVYVFLFAKQVQANITGAELQAFRKLAVHFGALSDEMLQPLVVKNEWMEICHEEGKNVSESGL
- a CDS encoding helix-turn-helix domain-containing protein: MKKEKTFRSPAFEAIHSAAEGLHRTGAISLETLRSFDESCLAPVEMLQPQEIKALREQLCLSQPVFARYLNTSVSTIQKWETGVKRPGGVSLKLLSIVRKHGLQVLL
- a CDS encoding ExbD/TolR family protein; translation: MRNWNEPKKNKAHIELIPMIDVMMFLLVFFVLISLNVIPALGLKTQLPSAGSAQQLKPQKKAIITLGADDQLQLDGQPIALDALVGTLKQQRQENQTTTIIVNSDKGVAVERLVAVMDNLRQGGFFSVSIATRKL
- a CDS encoding energy transducer TonB; translation: MYLLYRSRHLFSWLPALIVVGCLLFASRQAALKIQPHYDETAIELALVEPEPAPEPQPETPPQPEPPPEPELIPEPAVPAPEPIVEARPVPKPQPKPKPKPKPIKEKAKPVEQAKPAPVRPAPRALVSKPAAPPAPAAPKVNAQAIENGYLQALRRELEQRKRYPSGRQASLERPQGNVEVWLEVDRSGRVLSSGIANKAASMLLNRAAMSSLQSLGAVKPFPSEAFAGQTTKRFTATFNYQAP